A region from the Engraulis encrasicolus isolate BLACKSEA-1 chromosome 18, IST_EnEncr_1.0, whole genome shotgun sequence genome encodes:
- the slc25a47a gene encoding solute carrier family 25 member 47-A, producing MHIADFFAGSFGGACGVTVGYPFDTVKVRIQTQKQFSGITQCFVKTFEKEGIHGFFKGMSLPVTTISMTSSVVFGTYRNCLQCLSQLHGLGAPNTKLDIFLAGLAGGIMQVSVMSPGDIVKVRLQCQTESLRGGVGDPKPRYRGPIHCLLSILRQDGPLGLYKGALPLAMRDGPSYATYFLTYQTLCEWQTPAGQKEPEWPAVLLAGGLAGMAGWSVGTPMDVIKARMQMDGARPRGQQRYRGLVHCVAETVRNEGAGVFFRSLGINCLRAFPVNMVVFAVYELMVRLLRKQDAISHM from the exons ATGCACATCGCCGATTTCTTTGCAGGATCTTTTGGAG GAGCTTGTGGAGTTACAGTGGGATACCCGTTTGACACCGTCAAA GTGAGAATCCAGACCCAGAAGCAGTTCAGTGGAATAACACAATGCTTTGTGAAAACCTTCGAGAAAGAGGGG ATCCATGGCTTCTTCAAGGGGATGTCTCTGCCGGTGACCACCATCTCCATGACCTCGTCTGTAGTGTTCGGCACCTACAGGAACTGCCTGCAGTGCCTGAGCCAGCTGCATGGCCTCGGGGCTCCCAACACCAAGCTGGACATCTTCCTGGCAGGCCTGGCCGGAGGCATCATGCAG GTGTCTGTCATGTCACCCGGCGACATAGTGAAGGTGCGCCTGCAGTGCCAGACGGAGTCCCTGCGTGGTGGTGTGGGAGACCCTAAACCGCGCTACCGCGGCCCCATCCACTGCTTGCTGTCAATCCTCCGTCAGGACGGCCCCCTGGGCCTGTACAAGGGGGCGTTGCCCCTGGCCATGAGGGACGGCCCCTCCTACGCCACATACTTCCTCACCTACCAGACGCTCTGCGAGTGGCAGACGCCCGCCGGGCAGAAGGAGCCGG AGTGGCCCGCGGTGCTGCTGGCGGGGGGTCTGGCTGGCATGGCCGGCTGGTCGGTGGGCACCCCGATGGACGTGATCAAGGCGAGGATGCAGATGGACGGGGCGCGGCCGCGGGGGCAGCAACGCTACCGGGGCCTGGTGCACTGCGTGGCAGAGACGGTGAGGAACGAGGGCGCCGGCGTGTTCTTCCGGAGCCTGGGCATCAACTGCCTGCGGGCCTTCCCCGTCAACATGGTAGTGTTTGCCGTCTACGAGCTCATGGTGCGGCTGCTGCGAAAGCAAGACGCCATCTCACACATGTGA